From a single Brassica rapa cultivar Chiifu-401-42 chromosome A01, CAAS_Brap_v3.01, whole genome shotgun sequence genomic region:
- the LOC103842894 gene encoding protein SPIRAL1-like 3, with translation MGKARGVNSGVHQSSLGYLFGSSGDSPSSAATKMGTTTTTTTTTTTDGTGRRPITTTTTTVTDNNNRFAAGVRGSPNNYFRSEGQNSGNFLTERPSTKVRSAPGGVSSLGYLFGGPNAADSVKK, from the exons atGGGTAAAGCAAGAGGAGTAAATAGTGGTGTTCATCAAAGCTCTCTCGGTTATCTCTTTGGTTCTTCCGGGGATTCTCCATCCTCTGCCGCTACAAAAATGGGGACCACAACCACGACAACCACCACAACTACCACAGACGGAACCGGAAGAAGACCAATTACGACCACGACCACCACCGTCactgataataataatagattTGCTGCAGGTGTTAGAGGAAGTCCTAATAACTACTTCAGATCAGAAGGTCAAAACTCTGGAAACTTTCTCACG GAGAGGCCATCTACTAAGGTTCGTTCAGCTCCTGGTGGCGTATCATCTCTTGGCTATCTCTTTGGAGGACCAAATGCTGCTGATTCTGTAAAGAAATGA
- the LOC103842855 gene encoding 40S ribosomal protein S19-1 has translation MATGKTVKDVSPHDFVKAYASHLKRSGKIELPSWTDIVKTGKLKELAPYDPDWYYIRAASMARKVYLRGGLGVGAFRRIYGGSKRNGSRPPHFCKSSGGIARHILQQLETMNIVEIDTKGGRRITSSGQRDLDQVAGRIAVEV, from the exons ATGGCAACTGGTAAAACAGTGAAAGACGTATCTCCACATGACTTTGTCAAGGCTTACGCTTCTCATCTCAAGCGATCTGGCAAG ATCGAGCTTCCCTCATGGACAGACATTGTGAAGACCGGTAAATTGAAGGAGCTTGCCCCTTATGATCCCGATTGGTATTACATCAGAGCTG CATCTATGGCAAGGAAAGTATACCTGAGGGGAGGTCTTGGAGTTGGTGCTTTCCGTAGAATCTACGGTGGCAGCAAGAGAAACGGCAGTCGCCCACCTCACTTCTGCAAAAGCAGCGGTGGCATTGCCCGTCACATCCTCCAGCAGTTGGAGACTATGAACATTGTTGAGATAGACACCAAAGG aggaagaagaatcaCTTCCAGTGGGCAACGGGACTTGGACCAAGTTGCTGGACGTATTGCTGTTGAAGTTTGA
- the LOC103842864 gene encoding probable mitochondrial-processing peptidase subunit beta, mitochondrial: MAIKNLLTSALRSQRRLALNQATRASSSISALDSATHSPPPPATPILMPYDHAAEITKEKLKRLENPDQRFLKYASPHPILASHNHILSSPETRVTTLPNGLRVATESNLSAKTATVGVWIDAGSRFESDETNGTAHFLEHMIFKGTERRTVRALEEEIEDIGGHLNAYTSREQTTYYAKVMESDVNQALDVLADILQNSKFEEQRINRERDVILREMQEVEGQTDEVVLDHLHATAFQYTPLGRTILGPAQNVKSITREDLQNYIKTHYTASRMVIAAAGAVKHEEVVEQVKKLFNKLSSDPTSTTQLVAKEPASFTGSEVRMIDDDLPLAQFAVAFEGASWTDPDSVALMVMQTMLGSWNKNVGGGKHTGSALIQRVAINEIAESIMAFNTNYKDTGLFGVYAVAKADCLDDLSYAIMHEVTKLAFRVSDDDVTRARNQLKSSLLLHMDGTSPIAEDIGRQLLTYGRRIPTAELFARIDAVDASTVKRVANKFVYDKDIAISAIGPIQDLPDYNKFRRRTYFNRY, encoded by the exons ATGGCGATTAAGAATCTATTGACCTCCGCTCTCCGATCTCAGAGGCGTCTCGCTCTCAATCAAGCGACACGAGCTTCCTCCTCGATCTCAGCTCTCGATTCCGCGACTCACTCCCCTCCCCCGCCGGCGACGCCGATTCTCATGCCCTACGACCACGCCGCCGAGATCACCAAAGAGAAGCTCAAGAGGCTGGAGAATCCCGATCAGAGATTCCTAAAATACGCATCCCCTCATCCAATCCTCGCCTCTCACAACCACATCTTGTCATCCCCCGAGACGCGCGTCACCACTTTACCCAACGGCCTCCGAGTCGCCACCGAATCGAATCTCTCCGCGAAGACCGCCACCGTCGGGGTGTGGATCGACGCCGGATCGAGGTTCGAGTCCGATGAGACGAACGGGACGGCGCATTTTCTGGAGCATATGATATTCAAAGGCACGGAGAGGCGCACGGTGAGGGCGTTGGAGGAGGAGATCGAGGACATTGGTGGTCATTTGAATGCGTATACGTCGAGGGAGCAGACCACTTACTATGCCAAGGTGATGGAGTCCGATGTGAACCAGGCTTTGGATGTGTTGGCTGATATCTTGCAGAACTCTAAGTTCGAGGAGCAGAGGATTAACAGGGAGCGTGATGTCATCCTCAGGGAAATGCAAGAG GTGGAGGGACAAACCGATGAAGTTGTTCTTGACCATCTACATGCTACTGCGTTCCAATACACACCTCTTGGAAGAACTATTCTGGGACCTGCTCAGAATGTCAAGTCTATCACCAGAGAAGATCTGCAGAACTACATTAAGACTCACTACACAGCTTCCAGGATG GTGATTGCTGCGGCAGGAGCTGTCAAGCATGAGGAAGTTGTTGAGCAAGTGAAGAAGCTATTTAACAAGTTGTCATCTGATCCAACTTCTACCACTCAACTAGTTGCCAAAGAACCTGCTAGTTTTACTGGTTCTGAG GTTCGAATGATTGATGACGACCTACCCCTTGCACAATTTGCTGTTGCCTTTGAAGGAGCATCTTGGACAGATCCAGATTCTGTTGCTCTTATGGTTATGCAAACCATGTTGGGTTCATGGAACAAGAATGTTGGTGGTGGCAAACACACGGG TTCTGCTCTGATCCAGAGGGTTGCCATTAATGAAATAGCGGAAAGCATAATGGCATTCAACACCAACTACAAGGATACTGGATTGTTTGGCGTGTACGCAGTTGCTAAG GCCGATTGCTTAGATGATTTATCATATGCCATTATGCATGAGGTAACGAAGTTGGCCTTCCGAGTTTCAGACGATGATGTGACCCGTGCACGGAATCAG CTCAAATCGTCGCTTTTGCTTCACATGGATGGAACTAGCCCAATTGCTGAAGATATTGGTCGTCAG CTGCTGACCTATGGGAGAAGAATCCCAACCGCTGAACTATTTGCTAGGATCGATGCTGTTGATGCCAGCACCGTTAAACGTGTGGCCAACAAGTTTGTCTATGACAAG GACATTGCAATCTCAGCCATTGGTCCGATCCAAGATTTGCCAGACTACAACAAGTTCAGACGCAGAACCTACTTTAACCGTTACTAA
- the LOC103842836 gene encoding membrane-anchored ubiquitin-fold protein 1 — MAEVDDQLEIKFRLNDGSDIGPKAFPDATTVAALKETVISQWPREKENGPRTVKEVKLISAGKVLDNNKTVKDYRSPVSTLVDSVTTMHVIIQPLLTEKEKKPKDGDPKMNKCVCSIM, encoded by the exons ATGGCAGAAGTTGATGATCAACTAGAGATCAAGTTTCGCTTAAACGACGGTTCTGATATCGGTCCTAAAGCATTTCCGGATGCTACCACTGTTGCTGCATTGAAGGAGACTGTTATCTCTCAATGGCCTAGAG AGAAGGAAAATGGACCGAGGACAGTGAAAGAGGTGAAGTTGATAAGCGCAGGGAAAGTTTTGGACAACAACAAAACGGTTAAAGACTACCGAAGCCCTGTCTCTACTCTCGTAGACTCTGTAACCACAATGCATGTCATCATCCAACCTCTACTTACAGAAAAAG AAAAGAAGCCTAAAGATGGTGATCCCAAGATGAACAAATGTGTCTGTTCAATCATGTAA